In Hevea brasiliensis isolate MT/VB/25A 57/8 chromosome 13, ASM3005281v1, whole genome shotgun sequence, a single genomic region encodes these proteins:
- the LOC131171786 gene encoding alkane hydroxylase MAH1-like, which translates to MNMFGSTLIIAAFLSIVFILLLLWLSRWNRRSSYVSIDWPVFGMIPGLLCNLSHIHDFATFILQQNKGTFLFKGPWFFGMDFLLISDPMNVHYVLSKNFPNYPKGPEFREIFEPLGDGIFNSDSDSWSIQRRIFHSLLVKNKRFDLAVEITLRQKILNGLFPLLENVSQVDMQDVFQRFTFDNICRLVLGFDPNSLSIEFPEIAYQKAFDDIEEIIIYRHALPASIWKLQRWLQIGNEKKFKKSWKIFDDFLEQCIIRKREQVGQSCKDQMEGEGFDLLTYFLAEDNDFAKVAAESGILIKSNKFLRDMAFNLLVAGRDTIGAGLVWLFWLVGTHPFVEQKILEEIKANLGAKTSEKWRVFSIEEGRKLVYLHAVICEVLRLYPPAPFEHKVAIEEDIFPSGHNVPRNMRILFSFYAMGRMEEIWGKDCLEFKPERWISEGGRIKHVPSYKFVAFNAGPRSCIGKELAFLQMKAIAASVIWNYSLQVVENHSVSPNVSVLLYTKRGLKVRVLKRFAP; encoded by the coding sequence ATGAACATGTTCGGGTCTACACTGATAATAGCAGCATTTCTCTCCATTGtttttattcttcttcttctatggCTTTCGAGGTGGAATAGAAGAAGTAGCTATGTAAGCATCGATTGGCCTGTTTTCGGGATGATTCCTGGTCTTCTTTGCAACTTGTCTCATATCCATGATTTTGCCACTTTTATTCTTCAACAAAATAAAGGCACTTTTCTGTTCAAAGGACCTTGGTTCTTTGGCATGGATTTTTTGTTGATTAGCGATCCCATGAACGTCCATTATGTTCTGAGCAAGAACTTCCCCAACTATCCCAAGGGCCCTGAGTTCAGAGAGATTTTTGAACCTCTGGGAGATGGAATTTTCAATTCTGATTCTGATAGCTGGAGTATTCAGAGGAGAATATTTCACTCTTTATTAGTCAAGAACAAGAGGTTCGATTTGGCTGTAGAGATCACTTTGAGGCAAAAGATCTTAAATGGCTTATTTCCACTTCTGGAAAATGTTTCACAAGTAGACATGCAAGATGTGTTTCAGCGATTCACGTTTGATAATATCTGCCGGTTGGTTTTAGGCTTTGACCCAAATTCCCTTTCTATTGAATTCCCTGAAATTGCTTATCAGAAAGCTTTTGATGATATAGAGGAGATCATCATTTACCGGCATGCATTGCCTGCAAGCATTTGGAAGTTGCAAAGATGGCTTCAGATTGGGAATGAGAAGAAGTTCAAGAAATCTTGGAAGATTTTTGATGATTTTTTGGAGCAATGTATTATAAGAAAGCGAGAGCAAGTAGGCCAAAGCTGCAAAGATCAAATGGAAGGAGAGGGTTTCGACTTGTTAACATACTTTCTGGCAGAAGATAATGATTTTGCAAAAGTAGCAGCAGAAAGTGGCATTCTGATTAAATCAAACAAGTTTCTAAGAGACATGGCATTTAATCTCTTGGTAGCTGGGAGAGACACCATAGGTGCTGGTCTTGTCTGGCTCTTCTGGCTTGTCGGAACTCACCCATTTGTAGAGCAAAAGATTTTGGAAGAGATCAAAGCAAATTTAGGTGCAAAAACAAGTGAAAAATGGAGGGTTTTCAGTATTGAAGAGGGAAGGAAACTAGTTTATCTCCATGCAGTTATATGTGAAGTTTTGAGGCTGTATCCACCAGCACCTTTCGAACACAAAGTGGCAATTGAAGAAGATATTTTTCCAAGTGGACATAATGTTCCTAGAAATATGAGGATTCTGTTCTCTTTCTACGCAATGGGCAGGATGGAAGAAATATGGGGTAAAGATTGCTTGGAATTCAAACCAGAGAGGTGGATTTCAGAGGGAGGAAGAATCAAACATGTGCCGTCTTACAAGTTCGTAGCATTCAATGCAGGACCCAGGAGTTGCATAGGTAAGGAGTTGGCATTCCTACAAATGAAAGCAATTGCTGCTTCTGTTATATGGAATTATTCTCTTCAAGTGGTTGAAAACCATTCTGTTAGTCCAAATGTTTCTGTATTACTTTATACGAAAAGAGGTTTGAAGGTTAGGGTTTTAAAGAGATTTGCTCCTTGA